From Amycolatopsis sp. cg9, one genomic window encodes:
- a CDS encoding xanthine dehydrogenase family protein subunit M — protein MEPFSYAKVPDIRSAIAAGQRGGRYIAGGTTLVDLMRETVEHPGTLVDIATLPLTGITPTPGGGLRIGALVRMADVAADPRVHGAFPVVSEALELSASAQLRNMATIGGNIMQRTRCTYFRDVSANCNKRTPGSGCAALDGYNRGHAILGGSEACVATHPSDVAVAFAALEAIVHVQGSAGERTIPFADFLLRPGSTPDREQALRPGELITAVEIPAFPRPAKSGYLKVRDRQSYEFALTSAAVALHIQGGVIRAAKVAAGGVGTVPWKLPAVEQHLLGKRPSDALWAEAAQRAADGARPLRHNGFKVELLKRTVERQLRVVGGTR, from the coding sequence ATGGAACCCTTCTCCTACGCCAAGGTCCCCGACATCCGCTCGGCCATCGCGGCCGGGCAGCGCGGCGGCCGGTACATCGCGGGCGGCACGACGCTGGTCGACCTGATGCGCGAGACCGTGGAACACCCCGGCACCCTCGTCGACATCGCCACGCTGCCGCTCACCGGCATCACCCCCACCCCGGGTGGCGGCCTGCGGATCGGCGCACTGGTGCGGATGGCCGACGTCGCCGCGGATCCCCGGGTCCACGGCGCCTTCCCGGTGGTGTCGGAGGCCCTGGAACTGAGCGCGTCCGCCCAGCTGCGCAACATGGCCACCATCGGCGGCAACATCATGCAGCGCACTCGCTGCACCTACTTCCGGGACGTGAGCGCGAACTGCAACAAGCGCACCCCGGGTTCGGGCTGCGCGGCCCTCGACGGCTACAACCGCGGCCACGCCATCCTGGGCGGCTCGGAGGCGTGCGTCGCCACGCACCCATCGGACGTCGCGGTCGCCTTCGCCGCCTTGGAAGCGATCGTGCACGTGCAAGGTTCCGCCGGCGAACGCACCATCCCCTTCGCCGACTTCCTCCTGCGGCCCGGCAGCACGCCCGACCGGGAACAAGCCCTGCGCCCTGGTGAGCTGATCACCGCTGTCGAGATCCCGGCCTTCCCGCGCCCGGCGAAATCCGGCTACCTGAAGGTGCGGGACCGGCAGAGCTACGAGTTCGCCCTGACCTCGGCCGCAGTGGCCCTGCACATCCAGGGTGGCGTGATCCGCGCGGCGAAGGTCGCAGCCGGCGGCGTGGGCACCGTCCCGTGGAAACTGCCCGCCGTCGAACAGCACCTGCTCGGCAAGCGGCCGTCGGATGCGCTGTGGGCCGAAGCCGCGCAGCGAGCCGCGGACGGCGCCCGCCCGTTGCGGCACAACGGGTTCAAGGTCGAATTGCTCAAGCGCACGGTCGAACGCCAGCTGCGCGTCGTGGGAGGCACCCGATGA